One window from the genome of Leucobacter aridicollis encodes:
- a CDS encoding CPBP family intramembrane glutamic endopeptidase: protein MTQPPPIDGHTPSTGGAEPQGESTPVPAPTHPDVHVPHPQYAPYPQQAQYPQQGQYPPAGTPAVSPQWAWAQQQPQFVEVETEPLEYHRLYRGAPRYAWWKPLVVLVLAASIYFAMNIAYSLALMPLLLAFDPDYVNDALFMQIAPILDTQHPLSILLNLGTVALMIPAVLLAMLALGVRPVGRVWSVAGRIRWGLLWRTTAAAVLGVIVMNGVGILFGLAIESFVANPTAEPIAAEAPEFNATAALISFALVLLLVPFQAAAEEVVFRGLFLQVLGSWMRSPWLAIGLSTFAFAAMHIYDIWGLLAVGLMGLTAAWLTWKTGGLEAAIAIHIINNIAAFGFMSAGLSGSTGQVESSGGIESVIGEIAGLALFAWLVVRIFKKRGYGRERIDRVWRAAPVANGGAGAA, encoded by the coding sequence ATGACGCAACCCCCACCGATCGACGGTCACACGCCAAGCACCGGAGGGGCTGAGCCCCAGGGTGAGTCGACGCCAGTCCCGGCGCCGACTCACCCTGACGTTCACGTGCCGCACCCTCAATACGCGCCGTACCCGCAACAGGCCCAGTACCCGCAACAGGGGCAGTACCCGCCGGCTGGTACTCCTGCGGTCTCCCCACAGTGGGCGTGGGCGCAACAGCAGCCGCAGTTTGTCGAGGTTGAGACCGAGCCGCTTGAGTACCACCGGCTCTATCGCGGCGCCCCGCGCTACGCCTGGTGGAAACCGCTGGTCGTGCTTGTCCTTGCAGCGAGCATCTACTTCGCGATGAACATCGCGTACTCGCTCGCGCTGATGCCACTGCTTCTTGCATTCGACCCCGACTACGTGAACGATGCGCTCTTCATGCAGATCGCGCCGATCCTTGACACGCAGCACCCACTGTCGATCCTGCTGAACCTCGGCACCGTCGCGCTCATGATCCCGGCTGTGCTGCTCGCGATGCTTGCGCTTGGGGTCAGGCCCGTCGGCAGGGTGTGGTCTGTTGCCGGGCGGATCCGGTGGGGGCTCCTGTGGCGCACGACTGCCGCAGCGGTACTCGGCGTGATCGTGATGAACGGCGTCGGAATCCTGTTTGGACTTGCGATTGAGAGCTTTGTCGCCAACCCGACGGCTGAGCCTATCGCCGCCGAGGCGCCAGAGTTTAACGCGACGGCTGCACTGATCTCGTTCGCCCTCGTGTTGCTTCTTGTGCCGTTCCAGGCCGCGGCCGAAGAAGTCGTCTTCAGGGGGCTTTTCCTGCAGGTACTCGGTTCATGGATGCGATCGCCGTGGCTCGCAATTGGGCTCTCAACGTTCGCCTTCGCTGCGATGCACATCTACGACATCTGGGGCCTACTGGCAGTTGGTCTGATGGGTCTGACTGCCGCCTGGTTGACGTGGAAGACTGGCGGCCTCGAGGCCGCCATCGCGATTCACATCATCAACAATATTGCGGCGTTTGGCTTCATGTCGGCGGGTCTGAGCGGCAGCACTGGGCAGGTCGAGAGCTCGGGCGGCATCGAATCAGTCATCGGCGAGATCGCGGGCCTCGCCCTGTTCGCCTGGCTCGTCGTGCGCATCTTCAAGAAGCGCGGCTACGGTCGCGAGCGGATTGACCGTGTCTGGCGCGCGGCGCCGGTCGCGAATGGTGGGGCGGGCGCCGCGTGA